Proteins encoded together in one bacterium window:
- the metG gene encoding methionine--tRNA ligase subunit beta, with protein MGYSISGDPAHTVYVWGDALVNYISGLGYGNDSAQARENFNFWWPAEVQLLAKDIVRFHAVYWPAFLMAAGLALPKRLLVHGYILIDSQKMSKSLGNAVDPLSLAERYGVDQVRYYLIRQMAITQDGSFSLKDLEEHITADLANNLGNLLNRTLSLALKHGLDKVTPPMTEDGTCHTSAWEKRSLILREHCAETYRFYWEEMNKGLYHVALAELWKFISLVNAFFHEQQPWALAQTNRELFDEVIAATCHCLRAIGIMLWPIMPAKMEALLASLGHTLELGKDYEQDLRENKWNKSFVLTMTSEPLFVRPEPSVEVPATTNTQEEKKQEQNVITIDDFAKVELCVGTIEQCEAIEGSDKLYKLQVNFGQLGMRQVLSGIKKDFTPEDLVGKQGIFVTNLAPRKMMGLESHGMMLFAKDADDVLRMSTVGHAVPNGTRLQ; from the coding sequence GTGGGGTATTCCATTTCCGGGGATCCAGCGCATACCGTTTATGTGTGGGGCGATGCGCTCGTGAACTACATCAGTGGACTTGGGTATGGAAATGATTCTGCACAAGCGCGTGAAAATTTTAACTTTTGGTGGCCGGCAGAAGTGCAGCTGCTAGCAAAAGATATTGTGCGTTTTCATGCCGTTTATTGGCCAGCTTTTTTGATGGCTGCTGGCTTAGCGCTACCAAAGCGTTTGCTTGTGCACGGTTACATTTTGATTGACAGTCAAAAGATGTCTAAATCACTTGGCAACGCGGTAGATCCATTATCGTTAGCTGAGCGTTATGGTGTTGATCAAGTGCGTTATTATTTGATTCGGCAAATGGCTATCACGCAAGACGGTAGCTTTAGTTTGAAAGATCTTGAAGAACATATTACTGCAGACTTAGCAAACAATTTGGGCAATCTGCTTAATCGCACGTTATCGCTGGCATTAAAGCATGGTCTTGATAAAGTAACCCCGCCAATGACTGAAGATGGTACGTGCCATACCAGTGCGTGGGAAAAGCGCTCGCTGATTTTGCGTGAGCATTGCGCCGAGACCTACCGCTTTTATTGGGAAGAAATGAACAAAGGCCTGTACCACGTTGCGTTGGCTGAACTTTGGAAATTTATTTCTTTGGTAAATGCATTTTTTCACGAACAGCAACCATGGGCCTTAGCGCAAACGAATCGTGAATTATTTGACGAAGTTATTGCTGCTACCTGCCATTGTTTGCGTGCGATCGGCATTATGCTGTGGCCGATTATGCCTGCCAAAATGGAAGCGCTGTTAGCCTCGCTTGGGCATACGCTTGAACTTGGCAAAGATTACGAACAAGATTTGCGTGAAAATAAATGGAACAAATCATTTGTGTTGACCATGACATCAGAGCCGCTTTTTGTGCGCCCTGAGCCATCGGTTGAAGTACCAGCAACGACAAATACTCAAGAAGAAAAAAAACAGGAACAGAACGTGATTACGATTGATGATTTTGCAAAAGTTGAATTGTGCGTTGGTACTATTGAGCAGTGTGAGGCCATTGAAGGCTCAGACAAATTGTATAAGTTGCAGGTTAATTTTGGGCAGCTTGGTATGCGACAAGTCCTTTCAGGTATCAAAAAAGATTTCACGCCAGAAGATTTAGTTGGTAAGCAAGGTATTTTTGTTACCAACTTGGCGCCGCGTAAAATGATGGGACTGGAATCTCACGGCATGATGTTGTTTGCTAAAGATGCTGACGATGTGCTGCGCATGAGCACGGTTGGGCATGCTGTACCAAATGGCACCAGGCTTCAATAA
- a CDS encoding ABC transporter permease — protein MVENRRFFFRFLHPIFVAMAYVFLYLPVIVLAIFSFNDSEVSSHWVGFTVRWYQELFKNADLLESLQVSFVVAVSATFLSVLLGTCFVLASRWWKTPFLFNIFYTNILLPEIVMAIGLLSVFVFFNIPLGYGSLITGHTLLGLGFVVPIVRARFVELDPYLTEASLDLGATYGQTLRKIYIPLLRPSLLASSLLVFTLSLDDFLIAFFCSNPSVQTLSVYIYSLARAGIDPTINALSACFLIVSSVVVLLLCACGVADQVLGHE, from the coding sequence ATGGTTGAAAATAGACGCTTCTTCTTTCGCTTTTTGCATCCAATTTTTGTTGCGATGGCGTATGTTTTTTTATATTTGCCGGTCATTGTTTTAGCAATTTTTTCCTTTAATGATTCTGAAGTTTCTTCTCATTGGGTTGGGTTTACCGTGCGTTGGTACCAAGAACTTTTTAAGAATGCTGATTTATTAGAATCATTACAAGTGTCTTTTGTGGTTGCGGTTAGCGCGACATTTTTGAGCGTGTTGCTGGGCACTTGTTTTGTGTTGGCAAGTCGTTGGTGGAAGACGCCCTTCTTGTTTAATATTTTTTACACCAACATTTTGTTGCCAGAAATTGTGATGGCTATCGGCTTGTTGAGTGTTTTTGTTTTTTTTAATATTCCACTTGGTTATGGCAGTTTAATTACCGGGCATACTTTGCTGGGGCTTGGTTTTGTAGTGCCGATTGTGCGAGCTCGTTTTGTAGAACTTGATCCTTATTTGACTGAGGCTTCGCTCGATCTTGGGGCAACCTATGGCCAGACGTTGCGCAAAATTTATATTCCGTTGCTCAGGCCATCGCTTCTTGCTTCATCATTATTAGTTTTTACCTTGTCTCTCGATGATTTCTTGATTGCATTTTTCTGTTCTAATCCATCAGTGCAAACGCTTTCGGTTTACATTTATTCGTTAGCGCGCGCAGGGATAGATCCAACGATTAATGCGCTTTCTGCTTGTTTTTTAATTGTCAGCAGTGTGGTTGTCTTGCTTTTATGTGCATGTGGCGTTGCCGATCAGGTGCTTGGTCATGAATAA
- a CDS encoding class I tRNA ligase family protein, translating into MNKNKFYITTPIYYVNAKPHLGTLYSTLLADAAARWHKLLGQKVFFLTGTDEHGQKIQEKALEAGKQPKAFVDAIVPEFKKVWQHYNIGYDKFIRTIDAEHVQAVTAFINKLIDQGDIYKSAYTGWYCVPCETFVTIDNESPKDAQGLYICPSCVRTMREVSEESYFFRLSAYEEQLLNFYENNPNFITPKDRINEVISFVKSGLKDLSISRKTVSWGIPFPGIQRIPFMCGAMRS; encoded by the coding sequence ATGAACAAAAATAAATTTTATATAACAACTCCTATTTATTATGTTAATGCCAAGCCGCACTTAGGAACGCTCTATTCAACCTTGTTGGCAGACGCGGCTGCACGCTGGCACAAGTTGCTTGGTCAAAAGGTTTTTTTCTTAACAGGAACAGACGAGCATGGCCAAAAAATTCAAGAAAAAGCGCTTGAAGCTGGCAAGCAACCAAAAGCATTTGTTGATGCAATTGTGCCTGAATTTAAAAAAGTGTGGCAGCATTACAATATTGGCTATGACAAATTTATTCGCACCATCGACGCTGAACATGTGCAAGCAGTAACAGCGTTTATTAATAAACTTATCGATCAAGGCGATATTTATAAATCGGCCTATACCGGTTGGTATTGTGTGCCATGCGAAACATTTGTGACAATTGATAATGAGTCGCCAAAAGATGCTCAAGGTCTTTATATTTGTCCTTCATGTGTTCGTACGATGCGAGAAGTTTCTGAAGAAAGTTATTTTTTCAGGCTTTCGGCGTACGAAGAGCAGTTGCTCAATTTCTATGAAAATAATCCTAACTTTATTACGCCCAAAGATCGCATCAACGAAGTGATTTCGTTTGTTAAGTCGGGCTTAAAAGATTTAAGTATTTCGCGCAAGACCGTTTCGTGGGGTATTCCATTTCCGGGGATCCAGCGCATACCGTTTATGTGTGGGGCGATGCGCTCGTGA
- a CDS encoding spermidine/putrescine ABC transporter substrate-binding protein: protein MNKYFTLDPVLLRKWGIRSLITFGYLVVIGFFLYIPHVQEFFMADNKLYIYSYADMIAIETIQEFEQLYGIKVGLKYFDSNEELLAKFKITRGKGYDVVIPSAYMIDILRKENLLMRLDHSKLPVKEELDPRLMNHFCDPGNIYSMPGCWAPYGIAYKKSIFSKEPEKISLSLIFEKPSQSVHPDLITSDYKIAVLEDSREMSCFAGFYLFGHEHAQDFTDERIAKIQDLLLNQKKWAESYFHQDLRYFFLADVFQVAITPNQYIRRVYAVSDDIGFQIPTEGSIFTLEGYCISAESKKVDAAHLFINFMLTKKISAYNAEYYGYNPPNRFAYDLVDPEFSQNKHFFPSDDIFAKLQLLHNDTPRKKLEEMWLTVKSS, encoded by the coding sequence ATGAATAAATATTTCACTCTTGATCCTGTGTTGTTAAGAAAATGGGGTATCCGTTCTCTTATTACTTTTGGTTACTTGGTAGTTATTGGATTCTTTTTATATATTCCCCACGTTCAAGAATTTTTTATGGCCGACAATAAGTTGTATATCTATAGCTATGCCGACATGATAGCGATTGAAACGATACAAGAATTTGAGCAGCTTTATGGCATTAAAGTTGGCTTAAAATATTTTGATAGCAACGAAGAACTTTTGGCAAAGTTTAAAATAACACGAGGCAAAGGTTACGATGTAGTAATACCAAGTGCGTATATGATTGATATTTTGCGTAAAGAAAATCTTTTAATGCGGCTTGATCATAGCAAGCTGCCAGTCAAAGAAGAGCTTGATCCGCGCTTGATGAATCATTTTTGTGATCCTGGTAATATTTATTCGATGCCAGGTTGCTGGGCGCCTTATGGTATTGCTTATAAAAAAAGTATTTTTTCCAAAGAGCCGGAAAAAATTAGTCTTTCATTAATTTTTGAAAAACCGTCTCAATCGGTACATCCTGATTTAATAACATCAGATTATAAAATTGCGGTTCTTGAAGACTCGCGTGAAATGAGTTGCTTTGCTGGCTTTTATTTATTTGGCCATGAGCATGCGCAAGACTTTACAGACGAACGTATTGCAAAGATTCAAGACTTGTTACTTAACCAAAAAAAATGGGCAGAAAGTTATTTTCATCAAGATTTGCGCTATTTTTTCCTCGCGGATGTTTTTCAGGTTGCCATTACGCCGAACCAGTATATTCGTCGAGTGTATGCCGTTTCTGACGATATTGGTTTTCAGATTCCAACCGAAGGCAGCATTTTTACGCTGGAAGGTTATTGTATTTCAGCAGAATCTAAAAAAGTTGATGCGGCACATTTGTTTATTAATTTTATGTTGACCAAAAAGATTTCTGCGTACAATGCCGAATATTATGGTTACAACCCACCCAATCGATTTGCTTATGATTTGGTAGACCCAGAATTTTCTCAGAATAAGCATTTTTTCCCAAGTGACGATATCTTTGCTAAGCTTCAATTATTGCATAACGATACGCCACGCAAAAAACTTGAAGAGATGTGGCTGACGGTTAAAAGTTCCTAA
- a CDS encoding ABC transporter permease: MKRLRVLIAEEFSYFLACPVLLWQFFFLYLPLALLVLYSFCDYAEATGTFTFTLKYYRDIFSAVYFKVFLNSLSVAFTTTMISFAIAYPVAYFLALKVRKRFRTILLFSLILPSWTSLIVQIYAWMFLLDKNSFLNQFFYWTGLLPQSINLTNSYFSVIVGMVSVYLPFMILPIFTVLERMDKRLLEAAADLGAGRFDTLRRVVFPQSLPGVYAGFVLVFLPSFGEFAVPTLLGGGKTIFLGNIIVNNFLISRDWRAGAALALVMVSFPLTMIFLAYCLDTLHKKFQRVAYALYTDFMKDVDNG, encoded by the coding sequence ATGAAACGATTGCGTGTATTGATTGCTGAAGAATTTTCTTATTTCCTAGCGTGTCCTGTTTTGTTGTGGCAATTTTTCTTTTTATATTTGCCGTTGGCATTACTCGTTTTGTATAGTTTTTGTGATTATGCTGAAGCGACGGGGACTTTTACTTTCACACTCAAATATTATCGTGATATTTTTTCTGCTGTGTATTTCAAAGTATTTTTAAATTCATTGAGCGTAGCATTTACAACGACTATGATTTCTTTTGCCATTGCTTACCCGGTTGCTTATTTTTTAGCATTAAAAGTAAGAAAGCGTTTTCGTACGATTTTGCTTTTTTCATTAATTTTACCATCGTGGACCAGCTTGATTGTACAAATTTATGCGTGGATGTTTTTGCTTGATAAAAATAGTTTTTTAAATCAATTTTTTTATTGGACCGGTCTTTTGCCGCAATCGATTAACCTGACCAATAGTTATTTTTCTGTTATTGTTGGTATGGTATCGGTTTATTTGCCGTTCATGATATTGCCAATTTTTACCGTTCTTGAGCGTATGGACAAACGCTTGTTGGAAGCAGCTGCAGACCTTGGAGCTGGTCGTTTTGATACCCTGCGCCGCGTAGTGTTTCCGCAATCATTGCCGGGTGTTTATGCCGGATTTGTGCTGGTTTTTTTGCCTTCATTTGGTGAGTTTGCAGTGCCAACATTGCTTGGTGGCGGGAAGACAATTTTTTTAGGCAACATCATTGTTAATAACTTTTTAATATCGCGTGATTGGCGAGCGGGTGCTGCTTTGGCGTTGGTCATGGTGAGTTTTCCGTTGACGATGATATTTTTGGCTTATTGTCTCGATACCCTGCACAAAAAATTTCAGCGTGTTGCGTATGCGTTGTATACAGATTTTATGAAGGATGTGGACAATGGTTGA
- a CDS encoding ankyrin repeat domain-containing protein translates to MKKECSFLFALLGILLIGGGATAQAQPHTMNEIKAAQALVMLSQQSLFFYHNLNRSFMDNFVSQDPSKITETLRQAPRLITIRDTKGNTLLHRAIKLNTHPRVKQVLLECFANSYLINEESIFLAKTHFLALPNKKGKTALHAAIIKGSEDIVYELLMHGANPNAATYERGSFSYLTPLHTAIIFDRIEILNLLLQHPSTDIYAHACMNESVISAFSLASIYDRPYCLALLKNYFNKNNN, encoded by the coding sequence ATGAAAAAAGAATGCTCTTTCTTGTTCGCGCTCTTAGGAATTTTGCTGATTGGTGGGGGAGCTACTGCTCAGGCACAACCACACACCATGAACGAAATTAAAGCCGCTCAGGCATTGGTCATGCTTAGCCAACAATCATTGTTTTTTTATCATAATCTCAACAGAAGTTTTATGGACAACTTCGTCAGCCAAGACCCATCAAAAATTACAGAAACTCTTAGGCAAGCTCCTCGTTTGATTACTATTCGAGATACAAAGGGAAACACTCTGCTGCACCGCGCTATCAAGCTCAATACACACCCAAGAGTCAAACAAGTTTTGCTCGAATGCTTCGCTAACTCATATCTCATAAATGAAGAAAGCATATTTTTGGCAAAAACACACTTTCTTGCCTTACCCAATAAAAAAGGAAAAACCGCCCTTCATGCCGCGATAATTAAGGGCTCAGAGGATATTGTTTATGAGCTTTTAATGCACGGCGCCAATCCAAATGCCGCAACCTACGAAAGAGGTTCTTTCTCTTATCTCACGCCACTTCACACCGCCATCATATTCGACCGCATAGAAATTCTTAACCTGTTATTACAGCATCCCTCAACAGATATTTATGCTCATGCTTGTATGAATGAATCAGTAATTTCTGCTTTTAGCCTTGCATCGATATATGATCGTCCCTACTGCCTTGCCCTACTCAAAAACTATTTTAATAAAAACAATAATTAA
- a CDS encoding ABC transporter ATP-binding protein codes for MRRIRFESVTKYYDGEVIIDNLSLEIPAGKFFALLGPSGCGKTTLLRLIAGLETVDSGKIFLGDEDITNVPINQRRVNTVFQQYALFPHLTVAENVAFGLRVKGVPNQEVQERVAETLAIVRLLGHENKYPRSLSGGQQQRVALARAVINKPEVLLLDEPLAALDLKLKEKMLLELIDLQDKLKTTFVYVTHDQFEALTVADQMAIMSTNGRIEQIGKPKEIYEFPTSRFVATFVGSTNLIEGTYHVIDGKQIVNVDSLGTFSVYFPLEKPWLISGCRLLMNIRPEKIYITKKPNEGFSNCVKGKVIDLIYYGRSTAFRVVVDSGQRLMVFQQNDEHFPTETIDYDDEVYLYFQKENVGLLEY; via the coding sequence ATGAGACGCATTAGATTTGAATCTGTAACCAAATATTATGATGGCGAAGTTATTATTGATAATCTTTCGCTCGAGATTCCCGCTGGTAAATTCTTTGCATTGCTGGGGCCCAGCGGCTGTGGCAAAACCACGTTGTTGCGTCTTATTGCTGGCCTTGAAACGGTCGATTCTGGTAAAATATTTTTGGGAGACGAAGACATTACCAATGTGCCCATCAATCAGCGTCGTGTGAATACCGTCTTTCAACAATACGCGTTGTTTCCTCATTTAACCGTTGCTGAAAATGTTGCTTTTGGTTTGCGCGTCAAGGGTGTGCCGAACCAAGAAGTTCAGGAGCGTGTTGCCGAAACGTTGGCTATTGTGCGGTTACTTGGTCATGAAAATAAATACCCACGCAGTCTTTCGGGTGGGCAGCAGCAACGTGTAGCTTTGGCGCGGGCTGTTATCAACAAGCCAGAAGTTTTATTGCTCGACGAACCATTAGCAGCGCTTGATCTTAAACTTAAAGAAAAGATGTTGCTTGAGCTCATTGACTTGCAAGACAAGCTTAAAACAACCTTTGTGTACGTTACGCACGATCAATTTGAAGCGCTGACGGTTGCCGACCAAATGGCGATCATGAGCACCAACGGACGCATTGAGCAAATTGGTAAACCTAAAGAAATTTATGAATTTCCAACCTCGCGATTTGTCGCAACGTTTGTGGGCAGTACTAATCTTATTGAAGGTACCTATCATGTTATTGACGGCAAACAGATTGTTAATGTTGATAGCTTAGGTACTTTTTCAGTTTACTTTCCTTTGGAAAAACCATGGCTGATTTCTGGTTGTCGCTTGCTTATGAATATTCGACCAGAAAAAATTTATATCACCAAAAAGCCTAATGAAGGTTTTTCGAATTGTGTTAAAGGCAAAGTGATCGATTTGATTTATTATGGTCGCTCAACTGCCTTTCGCGTGGTGGTAGACAGTGGACAACGCTTGATGGTTTTTCAACAAAATGACGAGCATTTTCCAACAGAAACGATTGATTACGATGATGAAGTTTACTTATACTTTCAAAAAGAAAACGTTGGATTATTGGAGTATTAA
- the lepB gene encoding signal peptidase I: protein MSEISRSFEKTRAQFERRKKFFLKRIGRWRASGSVKKADEAEQLLRDAENYVTEINMGLLPTAEGQAEEMVLKNKLRDLRSVYGELYNLTLPEWRQWVNSITLAFVVAVVLRSFIFGLYHVPSGSAEPNILVGHRIWGNKMAYYLDKIKHGDLVIFDNPEFEYDKKNCFALWWQRYVGIGIPALGLSGGADNWVKRVIAVPGDTVEGRIENGRTVLYLNGALLEEPYVNRYPLVKVEKRTGLFKQHKVLGLKMPAALCASHKTTYYSYDPRASFDQQPFYHLKERDVVRDVASRELMLSQPFTPTYVMKKTMHQESIYNIDKFGPITVPPGMCWVMGDNRKNSRDSRYWGLLDQRLIHGRASFVMYSIDSEEPLWLLDLVKHPVTFWTKRVRWGSILARLDTFNEPRYQAEERKS from the coding sequence ATGAGCGAAATAAGCCGTTCATTTGAAAAAACGCGTGCTCAATTTGAGCGACGTAAGAAATTTTTCTTAAAGCGTATTGGTCGATGGCGTGCGTCCGGTTCAGTAAAAAAAGCTGATGAGGCAGAGCAGCTTTTGCGCGATGCTGAAAATTATGTGACCGAAATTAATATGGGCTTGCTACCAACAGCTGAAGGTCAAGCTGAAGAAATGGTACTCAAAAATAAATTGCGCGATTTGCGTTCAGTTTATGGTGAGTTGTACAATCTCACGTTGCCTGAGTGGCGGCAATGGGTTAATTCCATCACACTTGCTTTTGTTGTTGCGGTAGTTTTGCGGAGCTTTATCTTTGGGCTTTATCATGTGCCAAGCGGTTCTGCAGAGCCTAACATTTTGGTTGGCCATCGAATTTGGGGCAACAAAATGGCCTACTATTTAGACAAAATTAAACATGGCGATTTGGTTATTTTTGATAATCCAGAATTTGAATATGACAAAAAAAATTGTTTCGCTTTGTGGTGGCAGCGCTATGTGGGCATTGGTATTCCAGCCCTTGGGCTTTCTGGCGGGGCGGACAATTGGGTTAAGCGTGTTATTGCCGTGCCGGGCGATACGGTTGAAGGTCGGATTGAAAATGGTCGTACGGTGCTTTATTTAAATGGCGCCTTACTTGAAGAGCCTTACGTAAATCGGTATCCGTTAGTTAAAGTTGAAAAAAGAACCGGTCTTTTTAAACAGCACAAAGTTTTAGGCCTTAAAATGCCCGCAGCATTATGCGCGTCACATAAAACAACCTACTATTCGTACGATCCTCGTGCTTCTTTTGATCAGCAACCTTTTTATCATCTCAAAGAACGTGATGTGGTGCGTGATGTAGCATCTCGTGAGCTTATGTTGAGCCAGCCATTTACACCGACTTATGTTATGAAAAAAACAATGCATCAAGAATCTATTTACAATATCGACAAATTTGGACCGATAACAGTACCGCCTGGCATGTGCTGGGTGATGGGCGACAACCGCAAAAATAGTCGGGATAGCCGTTATTGGGGCTTGCTTGACCAACGATTAATTCATGGTCGCGCCAGCTTTGTGATGTATTCGATAGATAGTGAAGAGCCGTTATGGCTGTTAGATTTAGTAAAACATCCGGTAACGTTTTGGACCAAGCGTGTACGCTGGGGCTCTATCCTTGCAAGGCTCGATACTTTTAATGAGCCACGCTACCAAGCAGAAGAAAGAAAGTCATGA
- the lepB gene encoding signal peptidase I, which yields MIESLRKKFTATNGKYQSKKDFFKKKVAKWCVQGNDEQCRNGKQLLEQADILSQELQNELSSVTADIAVAREKVKRFAKIYKELHEITKPILQQWVEAIVVALVLAFILRHTIFSPYHVPTGSAEPNILVGDRIWGNKMAYYFHPIQRGELVIFDDPRHIYDRSSTIQYLWQRFVGLPVPLLGLHAGPINVVKRVIGIPGDTVEGRVEDGKTAVYLNGKKLDEPYVNPYPLIAMRKEKGFINLDNVGPFMVPGFLRRHWTHELRYTYVPTKPYEAQPFYEIIQKNIVCDSHTGQPVLYQPYTPNYDMKVGYKEFFSRDTFGPFTLPKDMYWTMGDSRKNSEDSRYWGPLHKKYIRGRASFVLFSLDSEEDFWLFDLVKHPLDFWTKHVRWNRTLKMLNNTVIAQAKE from the coding sequence ATGATAGAAAGCTTAAGAAAAAAATTTACAGCTACTAATGGTAAGTATCAAAGCAAGAAAGATTTTTTTAAAAAAAAAGTTGCAAAGTGGTGCGTACAAGGTAACGATGAACAGTGTCGTAACGGTAAACAGTTGCTTGAGCAAGCAGATATTCTCTCACAAGAATTACAAAACGAACTTTCTTCAGTAACAGCTGATATAGCGGTGGCTCGAGAAAAAGTAAAACGTTTTGCCAAAATTTATAAAGAATTGCATGAAATAACTAAGCCAATTTTGCAGCAGTGGGTAGAAGCAATTGTTGTTGCCTTGGTCTTAGCATTTATCTTACGGCATACTATTTTTAGTCCTTATCATGTGCCCACCGGTTCTGCCGAGCCAAACATTTTGGTTGGCGATCGAATTTGGGGCAATAAAATGGCCTATTATTTTCATCCGATTCAGCGCGGTGAGTTGGTTATTTTTGATGACCCTCGCCATATTTACGATCGCTCGAGCACCATTCAATATTTGTGGCAGCGTTTTGTTGGTTTGCCGGTCCCGCTTCTTGGTTTACATGCCGGCCCGATTAATGTGGTAAAACGTGTTATTGGGATTCCTGGCGATACGGTTGAAGGTCGTGTTGAAGATGGGAAGACAGCTGTTTATTTGAATGGAAAAAAATTAGATGAGCCGTATGTAAATCCATATCCACTCATTGCCATGCGCAAAGAAAAAGGTTTTATTAATTTAGATAACGTTGGGCCGTTTATGGTTCCTGGCTTTTTGCGTAGACACTGGACGCATGAATTGCGCTATACCTATGTGCCAACCAAGCCGTACGAAGCACAGCCGTTTTATGAAATTATTCAAAAAAACATTGTGTGTGATTCACACACCGGCCAGCCTGTTTTGTATCAGCCATACACGCCAAATTATGATATGAAAGTTGGTTATAAAGAATTTTTCAGTCGCGATACATTTGGTCCGTTTACGTTGCCAAAAGATATGTATTGGACCATGGGCGATAGTAGAAAAAATAGTGAAGATAGCCGCTACTGGGGTCCATTGCATAAAAAGTATATTCGTGGTCGTGCAAGTTTTGTTCTTTTCTCGCTTGATAGCGAAGAAGATTTTTGGTTGTTTGACTTGGTTAAGCACCCACTAGATTTTTGGACAAAGCATGTTCGTTGGAATCGTACGCTTAAAATGTTGAACAATACGGTAATTGCGCAAGCAAAAGAATAA